In the Sarcophilus harrisii chromosome 3, mSarHar1.11, whole genome shotgun sequence genome, one interval contains:
- the PPME1 gene encoding protein phosphatase methylesterase 1 isoform X2: MEDVVVENESGKDTFRIYKSGSEGPVLLLLHGGGHSALSWAVFTAAIISRIQCRIVALDLRSHGETKVKNSEDLSAETMAKDVGNVVEAMYGDLPPPIMLIGHSMGGAIAVHTAASNLVPSLLGLCMIDVVEGTAMDALNSMQNFLRGRPKTFKSLENAIEWSVKSGQIRNLESARVSMVGQVKQCEGALSPEVSKTVVEGIIEEEEEDEEGSESVNKRKKEDDTEAKKDHPYTWRIELAKTEKYWDGWFRGLSNLFLSCPIPKLLLLAGVDRLDKDLTIGQMQGKFQMQVLPQCGHAVHEDAPDKVAEAVATFLIRHRFTEPIGGFQCVFPGC; encoded by the exons ATGGAAGATGTAGTAGTGGAGAATGAAAGTGGCAAAGAT ACTTTTCGAATTTATAAGAGTGGTTCAGAAGGTCCAGTCTTGCTGTTGCTGCATGGAGGAGGCCATTCTGCCCTTTCCTGGGCTGTGTTCACT gcAGCAATCATCAGCAGAATTCAGTGTCGAATTGTGGCACTGGATTTGAGGAGTCATG GtgagacaaaagtcaagaattctGAAGATCTCTCTGCAGAAACTATGGCAAA gGATGTAGGGAATGTTGTTGAAGCTATGTATGGAGATCTTCCTCCTCCTATCATGCTAATTGGCCACAGCATGGGAGGTGCCATTGCAGTCCATACAGCAGCATCTAATTTGGTGCCAAGTTTACTGGGTCTCTGCATGATTGATGTTGTTGAAG GTACAGCAATGGATGCTTTAAACAGCATGCAGAATTTCTTACGAGGTCGCCCTAAAACCTTCAAGTCCCTGGAGAATGCCATAGAATGGAG TGTAAAGAGTGGCCAGATACGAAATCTGGAATCTGCCCGAGTTTCAATGGTTGGCCAAGTCAAACA atgTGAAGGGGCTCTGAGTCCTGAAGTCTCTAAAACTGTAGTGGAAGGGATcatagaagaagaagaggaagatgaagaaggaagtgaATCTgttaataaaaggaagaaggaagatgatACTGAG GCCAAAAAGGACCATCCATATACTTGGAGAATTGAACTGGCAAAAACAGAAAAGTACTGGGATGGTTGGTTCAGAGGCTTGTCCAATCTTTTTCTTAGCTGCCCTATTCCTAAGCTTCTGCTTCTGGCAG gTGTTGACAGGCTAGATAAAGATCTCACAATTGGCCAGATGCAAG gaaaGTTTCAGATGCAGGTACTTCCTCAGTGTGGCCATGCAGTTCATGAAGATGCTCCTGACAAG gTAGCCGAAGCTGTTGCAACTTTCTTGATTCGTCACAGGTTTACAGAGCCCATTGGTGGATTTCAATG TGTCTTCCCTGGCTGTTAG
- the PPME1 gene encoding protein phosphatase methylesterase 1 isoform X1 translates to MSALEKTMHLGRLPSRPPLPGGGGSQSGAKLRMGPGRKRDFSPVSWNQYFESMEDVVVENESGKDTFRIYKSGSEGPVLLLLHGGGHSALSWAVFTAAIISRIQCRIVALDLRSHGETKVKNSEDLSAETMAKDVGNVVEAMYGDLPPPIMLIGHSMGGAIAVHTAASNLVPSLLGLCMIDVVEGTAMDALNSMQNFLRGRPKTFKSLENAIEWSVKSGQIRNLESARVSMVGQVKQCEGALSPEVSKTVVEGIIEEEEEDEEGSESVNKRKKEDDTEAKKDHPYTWRIELAKTEKYWDGWFRGLSNLFLSCPIPKLLLLAGVDRLDKDLTIGQMQGKFQMQVLPQCGHAVHEDAPDKVAEAVATFLIRHRFTEPIGGFQCVFPGC, encoded by the exons cCCTGGAAGAAAGCGAGACTTTTCCCCTGTTTCCTGGAACCAGTACTTTGAATCTATGGAAGATGTAGTAGTGGAGAATGAAAGTGGCAAAGAT ACTTTTCGAATTTATAAGAGTGGTTCAGAAGGTCCAGTCTTGCTGTTGCTGCATGGAGGAGGCCATTCTGCCCTTTCCTGGGCTGTGTTCACT gcAGCAATCATCAGCAGAATTCAGTGTCGAATTGTGGCACTGGATTTGAGGAGTCATG GtgagacaaaagtcaagaattctGAAGATCTCTCTGCAGAAACTATGGCAAA gGATGTAGGGAATGTTGTTGAAGCTATGTATGGAGATCTTCCTCCTCCTATCATGCTAATTGGCCACAGCATGGGAGGTGCCATTGCAGTCCATACAGCAGCATCTAATTTGGTGCCAAGTTTACTGGGTCTCTGCATGATTGATGTTGTTGAAG GTACAGCAATGGATGCTTTAAACAGCATGCAGAATTTCTTACGAGGTCGCCCTAAAACCTTCAAGTCCCTGGAGAATGCCATAGAATGGAG TGTAAAGAGTGGCCAGATACGAAATCTGGAATCTGCCCGAGTTTCAATGGTTGGCCAAGTCAAACA atgTGAAGGGGCTCTGAGTCCTGAAGTCTCTAAAACTGTAGTGGAAGGGATcatagaagaagaagaggaagatgaagaaggaagtgaATCTgttaataaaaggaagaaggaagatgatACTGAG GCCAAAAAGGACCATCCATATACTTGGAGAATTGAACTGGCAAAAACAGAAAAGTACTGGGATGGTTGGTTCAGAGGCTTGTCCAATCTTTTTCTTAGCTGCCCTATTCCTAAGCTTCTGCTTCTGGCAG gTGTTGACAGGCTAGATAAAGATCTCACAATTGGCCAGATGCAAG gaaaGTTTCAGATGCAGGTACTTCCTCAGTGTGGCCATGCAGTTCATGAAGATGCTCCTGACAAG gTAGCCGAAGCTGTTGCAACTTTCTTGATTCGTCACAGGTTTACAGAGCCCATTGGTGGATTTCAATG TGTCTTCCCTGGCTGTTAG